One Miscanthus floridulus cultivar M001 chromosome 11, ASM1932011v1, whole genome shotgun sequence DNA window includes the following coding sequences:
- the LOC136494013 gene encoding uncharacterized protein gives MCHREELVLVAIVLMAASILQAVSATATTSANLTGDDAAKTAYDVLEQNNLPRGLLPLGVKSYVLHPGGGFEVTLPGECNFFVTVAGKQFKFRYGSSVSGIITSGSISRVSGVRIQVEFAWLGLNQVSRSGNQLNIQLEKSTQSFPISAFAQSARCS, from the coding sequence ATGTGCCACCGCGAGGAGCTTGTCCTCGTCGCCATTGTCCTCATGGCTGCTTCCATCCTGCAAGCCGTCTCCGCCACAGCAACCACCTCGGCCAACTTGACCGGGGACGATGCGGCCAAAACAGCCTATGATGTCCTTGAGCAGAACAACTTGCCAAGGGGACTTCTACCACTCGGTGTGAAGTCTTACGTGCTCCACCCTGGTGGCGGTTTTGAGGTGACGCTTCCCGGCGAGTGCAACTTCTTTGTCACTGTCGCCGGAAAGCAATTCAAGTTTCGGTACGGGAGCAGCGTCAGCGGGATCATCACATCTGGGTCCATTAGCCGTGTATCTGGCGTGAGGATTCAGGTGGAGTTCGCTTGGCTCGGGTTGAACCAAGTCAGCCGTTCTGGTAACCAGCTCAACATTCAGCTAGAGAAGTCTACCCAGTCGTTCCCCATCAGCGCCTTCGCCCAGAGCGCACGATGCAGCTGA